Part of the Vigna unguiculata cultivar IT97K-499-35 chromosome 3, ASM411807v1, whole genome shotgun sequence genome, TGTATtggtaatattgttttaaaaattcaacTAACTAAATTGATTATTTCTTACGCAGAGTTAtaacgtttttttttcttgttttaacgGTTGGGGAGAAAACCCTGCACCCTGAACTTAACCCAACTTAAACCCTCGCGTCACTCATTTCTCACTCCTCAAACACTCACAAAGCCATGGCTGAAGCTTCTGTCACGCTAGGCGGCAAGGCTTCTTCTCTCTCCTCCTCCGCCGTCTGCGCCGTCGCCACAGCTCTCTCTCAAGTGCGGATCGACTCAACTGCACTCGATAGACTctcctcctccaactcctcCAAGAAGGCCACCACCGCCACAACGACGTCGTCTTCGTCTAATTGCAGCATCACTGTCCCCGATTTCCTAACCCTAGAGGAATCCCGAGCCTTTCTTCTCGTCCTCCTCAACAGCCTCATCATTTCCAACGCTTCCTCTCGGATTCCCCTCGTCCTCGCCGAAACCCTCAATTCCAACCCTAGTACTTTCCGATTCGATGACGCTGACCTCGTCACGGAAGATGAACTCACATGCTCCACGCTGCTCGGGATTTCCGCCATTCTCGACCACCATTCCGCCGCGCTGTCCGCGTTCGCTGATGTGGCAGCCGCGTTCTCCTGCGAGGCCTTGAAGGCTGACGTGGCAGCCTTCAATTTGATGGATTCTGGCGATGGGCATAATTCCAAGGAGGAGGTTGGCGTTGCCGCGGACGTGAGGGTTCTGCTCAATGGATCCAAGTCGGTTGGTAAGGAGAAGGTTCGATCCGTCGCGAGGGTTCCCAAGGTTCACGGGAGTGTGAGGGAGCATGCTAAGGCCGTGCACTCGAGGATGCGTGTTGAGTTGAATTCGGGGGTTAAGAGCGCGATTGGGAGTGAGGAAGCTGTGTGCACCGTTCTGCTGCCGTTGGCGGCAGCATTGCGTGAACTTGGCGAGTGTAGTTTGGCACGGGTAAAGAGTAATTTGGAGGGTATTGGTGGTGATGATTTGAAATTGGGTGTTGGGGAAATTTTTGGGAAAGAATGCCCCGTTGGGGATGGTTTAAGCAGTGGTTTTAACAAGGCTGTTAACTTGTTTTTGGGAAAGGAGTATGGTAAGTTTGCACACGAGGTCTTTGTGTTGTCGGGCTTGGTGTGGAAAGTTGTGGCATGGGAAGTTGTGACGGCGGTTGCGGTGCTAGAGGCTGCTGAATTGAATGAGGTGATAAAAGGTGCTAAGGAAAATGGTGAGAATCTGAAAGTAGAGGAGAACTCGAAAgcagagaagaagaagaagaaagttgtTTTGGGGAAAGGGACTAGCTCGATTTTGGCATTGTTCAAGGAGAGGTTACAGAGTCGTGGAAAGTTAGCTTTGGGGACTTGGGTGGCAGATTTTCTATCATTTTTGGATTTGGCCAAACCCGAGTTTAACgaatttttattgaaagttaaGGATGTTGTGGAGAGCAATGAAAGCAGAAGATTGCCGAAGATTCCCAAGGTAATATCTCTTATGTTTAGCTGCCTGTTTGATTATATTAACTTTGTGTTTATTGGGTGTGTTATAGTCTGCTTAGGTTTTCCACTCCGTTGTGTTGTGGCCCGGGAAAAAATATATCTCTGAGCACTTTATtggttaaatttaattgaatataagcCAAGTAATCTAGTAACCGACTTGCTGAAATTTTGGTATtgaaatgtatttgaaattGTGTACTCATTGACAATTTTCAAGGAAATAGCTTAATTGTATCTGATGGACAGAGAACAATGACATACATGTGCATGATGTTCTTTTATTGCTAGTGACATTTTAACAATAGAATAGTCAATTAGAATTTTTAAATAGCAGTATATGCTCTGGGTTGACCAGGTGGGGACAGGTATGGGATGTGTATGCTTGTGAGAAGAAGTGGAAATATCTAGGTAATAATGCAGCTGTAATTTGATAGTGATTTTCGTTAGCCATAATTCACTCTGATACAGACATTAGAATGATAGTCTTCATTGTCGAGCTCATACTTtatgtcattttgatcaagacCTTCCTTTGAATCATACATAATCGTATTTTTACAACTTGTACTGCTGAACTAATATTCCTTCTTTTGGCTGTAGTTTGTGCATGCTGTCTATAGATAATGGAATTGTTTAACGGTTGTATGTTTCTGAGTGGGATATGTTTATTGGTAATCTTACCTTTATTTTCACAATATAATTTATCAGGGGACTCGTGATTTTGCTAAAGAACAAATGACAATTAGAAAGAAAGCTTTTTCAATAATAGAGGAAGTTTTTGAGAGGCATGGCGCCACTGCCTTAGATACTCCTGTTTTTGAATTGCGAGAAACTCTCATGGGAAAATACGGAGAAGACTCAAAGTTGATTTATGATCTTGCTGACCAGGTAAATATGCTTATTGCTTGTTATGACAAAGCCTTCTCTTATCTCTGGGCAATGGTACTATGAGGATAAGCTTACAGAGTTCAAAATTCTGAGAGCAGTGAATATGTTTCCATATAGAGTTTTTCTTCGTTCAATTTCCAGTGCTGAATACAGACTTGTTTTTAGCTACCACTGTTAGGATCCTAAGCCAGAGCGGTAGCCCCTTTCTGCCTAAATTCATAAGAGTTTTATTTCAACTTCTTCCTAATTTATAATCAACTTGTTTGACAGGGTGGGGAACTTCTTTCTTTGAGGTACGACTTGACAGTTCCATTTGCTAGGTTTGTGGCTATGAATGGTCTGACATCTTTCAAAAGGTACCAAATAGCTAAGGTTTACAGAAGGGATAACCCATCCAAGGGAAGATACCGTGAATTTTATCAATGCGACTTTGATATTGCTGGTACTCCACCTGAGAAAATGGGCCCAGACTTTGAGGTCGTTAGGATTTTGACTGAACTACTTGATGAGCTGAACATTGGGGAATATGAGGTagatttttataatattcattcTTTAAAACTATTGTTTCTGTGAAATCTTAGTACCGACTATTGAGTTCATAAATTTAAGTTGGCATCAATCATCATTTATTATTTCATGTTCCATCACATTATCCATAGTTATGCCATTGTGATTTTCCTACTTattggttaaaaatatatttaataccGTGCTCGGAATGAGTGTTTATGTTTGACCTTTTTCTTGACTCTTTTTCTCAGATAAAGTTGAATCATAGAAAGTTACTGGATGGCATGATGCAAATATGTGGTGTTCCTCCTGAAAAGTTTAGGACAATATGTTCAAGCATTGACAAGTTGGACAAGCAGTCTTTTCaacagataaaaaaagaaatggtaAGCACAAATGCTGTTTGTGTCTATttcctttataattttatttataggatGATTAGTTAAAGTTTTTGTCTTATATCTTCTATTGCACATTTTGAATGATATAGGCTTTGTTTATTcgatattactttttaaaatacttcATATTACTGCTTTATTTATGGGTAGTAGCAGTTTTTGTTTAGGGATTCTTGGTACCTTCAGATTTTGATTTGGGTAAATCTCGTATGATTTGGTGAGGAGGCAAACAAACTGTCATTGTCTTTTTCTGTTGTGGTTTCTACGTCCCTGAGCTGTCTGGATTGtttgaaaaatgtttattttccaCATTCATTCATTTCCTATTTGGAAGTTACTGATAGCAAGATCTGATGTATTGAATTTGAGAAGGTTGGAGTTCAGAAAGTTACTGAGTTATTATATTGAGCATTTATCTTCAGAACTGCTAATATTAATTTCTGCATTTGTTACCATATAGGTTATTCCTTTAAAATAAGAGCtttgaaaataaagtacaaGTTTTTTGGTAATGTTCATTTCTTTTAGGTTAAGCTCATTTTGAACagaaagttgttttttttttaattattttaaaatcaattgcaTCACGTAGTGGaataatatattgataaaaataaagaagttatgtaaaattaatataattagcacaatttttatttaaattataacaaaaatacataaatttatatgtatatatatatatatattaaaaacggcaataaatattttaattcatgaaAAGTAATTTTTCTGTTGATTTACtaacatattataataataattaaatgaatttaaacattaattatagaaaataaatatataaaaacttctatattatttttataacattttgtaagataataaatattttatgctAATATAATTCAGTAATATaagtatatattaaaagtaattaatatattttgagtttataaaataattaattttataaaaataatgatctCACTGTTAGCAAAcatgatttaaataaattagaatgtgaaaattatttaatgaggAAGCTGAGGAATGAAACACCTGAAATGGTAAATAAGTAGAAAATAAAGGTAATTTTGATCAGGAAACTGATTATTTTTTTGCATAAGCTGCAATAAGCTCCCCTTAAAAcctacttttttaaattttgttcgaTGAAAGTAAGTTGTGTAtttaatacttattttaaaaaaaatatgttgtttgtGTTTGTAATTTGCAGTTTCCCATAAAACCAAAAAGAAATTTTGTTTCTTGATTTATATATCTATAGAAGTATACAGGTATCATCCATTCACTGGCTTAGGTCATTGAGATTTGTCGTACTTTTAGGTATAATGCAGGTTAAAGTTTACAGTATTCCATATTAACTGTTGGTATCCGGaagttgattttgtaatttaacGTCATGGTTATGTTATTATGTTAATCTGTTTTCTTACTGTGATGCTACAGGTGGAAGAAAAGGGATTAACTGCTGAGACAGCTGACAGGATTGAAACTTTTGTTAAGGAAAAAGGATCTCCTTTAGCAttattatctaaatttataCAAGAGGGTAGTGATTTCTCAAAACACGAAGGAGCTTCTGAAGCATTGAAGGAActggaaattttatttatagctCTGGAAAAATCAAAACGGATTGATAAGGTGGTTTTTGACTTGAGTCTTGCCAGAGGTCTGGATTATTATACTGGAGTTATATTTGAAGCTGTTTTTAAAGGAGGCACTCAGgtattttttatgtcattttatcttctttccaTTCTaaaatgtttcttctttcttgTCTTTGTGATCCTTTAAAGGGCACAGCATATTATTTTGAATGCTCAATTGAAACACAggatgaaacatttttttttcctatgttaaacaaaagaaaaagctTGCATAATATGAAATGGCGTTTAAATTTGAAAGAGTTGATTTATAtgaaatatgttaattttgatCCTCAAGTTAATCCAAGTTATATCAGACTGCATGTGGCTTTTTGATTTGTTAGGATGAGAAATTACCTCTATAGTTCTATGGTTGTCATATTTATGCAATTACTCTGTGCCTGTGTTCCATTCACATTGTTTTGTTGGGATTTTAAACTTCTATTCGGTAATGGAAATGTGGTTTTAAGCAGGTTGGTTCAATTGCTGCTGGTGGGCGATACGATAACCTTATAGGGATGTTTGGTTCAAAAACAGTTCCGGCAGTTGGTGTGAGTCTGGGAATTGAGAGAGTGTTTGCCATAATGGAGCAACAACAAAAGGATCAGAATCAGGtgataaaaaatgtttgatAAGTGATGAGTAACTTGTTTAGATGCTTAtgtttaaacaattaaatatttggtGTGGTTTGTGTTAGTTGGCTCGGCCAACGAAGACAGAAGTTCTAGTGAGCGTATTGGGGAATGATTTAACACTTGCAGCAGAGCTAGCCGGAGAACTGTGGGATGCCGGGGTGAAAGCAGAATTCTTGGTCCATAAAAGAAGAACGAAGCATTTTGAATATGCAAAAGAATCAAGGATCCCTTGGATGGTACTTGTTTATGAGCAGGAAGTAAAAGAAGAAGGCGTGGTGCAATTGAAAGATCTGGAGGCCAATATTGATATTAAGACTCCTAGAACTGGATTTGTGGAGGAACTTCGTAAACGCTTATACCCTTAAGGCTTAACTTTGTAGTTCAGATTTCATTTTATCATCAATACTGAGGGAGTGCAAGTTTTGACGACATTTTATTTCATGTTCATTTAAGGATATGTTAATTCAggaaatgacatttttttttatagaaaagatATATATTAAGTTGCCAAGTGTTCAAttcaaacttaaaattaattgatgGTACCTTCTTTTTCTATCGGGCTTGATTTTTACGTTTCTTTCTAA contains:
- the LOC114178040 gene encoding histidine--tRNA ligase, cytoplasmic, producing the protein MAEASVTLGGKASSLSSSAVCAVATALSQVRIDSTALDRLSSSNSSKKATTATTTSSSSNCSITVPDFLTLEESRAFLLVLLNSLIISNASSRIPLVLAETLNSNPSTFRFDDADLVTEDELTCSTLLGISAILDHHSAALSAFADVAAAFSCEALKADVAAFNLMDSGDGHNSKEEVGVAADVRVLLNGSKSVGKEKVRSVARVPKVHGSVREHAKAVHSRMRVELNSGVKSAIGSEEAVCTVLLPLAAALRELGECSLARVKSNLEGIGGDDLKLGVGEIFGKECPVGDGLSSGFNKAVNLFLGKEYGKFAHEVFVLSGLVWKVVAWEVVTAVAVLEAAELNEVIKGAKENGENLKVEENSKAEKKKKKVVLGKGTSSILALFKERLQSRGKLALGTWVADFLSFLDLAKPEFNEFLLKVKDVVESNESRRLPKIPKGTRDFAKEQMTIRKKAFSIIEEVFERHGATALDTPVFELRETLMGKYGEDSKLIYDLADQGGELLSLRYDLTVPFARFVAMNGLTSFKRYQIAKVYRRDNPSKGRYREFYQCDFDIAGTPPEKMGPDFEVVRILTELLDELNIGEYEIKLNHRKLLDGMMQICGVPPEKFRTICSSIDKLDKQSFQQIKKEMVEEKGLTAETADRIETFVKEKGSPLALLSKFIQEGSDFSKHEGASEALKELEILFIALEKSKRIDKVVFDLSLARGLDYYTGVIFEAVFKGGTQVGSIAAGGRYDNLIGMFGSKTVPAVGVSLGIERVFAIMEQQQKDQNQLARPTKTEVLVSVLGNDLTLAAELAGELWDAGVKAEFLVHKRRTKHFEYAKESRIPWMVLVYEQEVKEEGVVQLKDLEANIDIKTPRTGFVEELRKRLYP